A region of Aliivibrio fischeri DNA encodes the following proteins:
- the flhB gene encoding flagellar biosynthesis protein FlhB, giving the protein MAESDGQERTEDATSKRLQQAKDKGQVARSKELASVSVLVCGAVALMWFGEDVARALFSVMERFFSVSREEIYDTNKLLEIVGGALIALVFPVFLILITLFVAALAGAAGLGGISFSSEAAMPKFSKMNPMSGIKRMFGMQSWVELLKSILKVSLVGGMAFYLIEGSKEDLFQLSLDTYPANIFHSLDILLNFILLISCTLLIVVAIDIPFQIWQHANQLKMTKQEVKDEYKETEGKPEVKGRIRMLQREMTQRRMMADVPSADVVVTNPEHYSVALRYDQSKDAAPIVVAKGVDHVAMKIREIAREHNIDILPAPPLARALYHSTELEQQIPDGLFAAVAQILAYIFQMKQYKKKGGTKPELDESTLTIPDELKK; this is encoded by the coding sequence ATGGCTGAGAGTGACGGTCAAGAACGTACCGAAGACGCCACGTCCAAACGCTTGCAACAGGCCAAAGATAAAGGGCAGGTTGCAAGGTCAAAAGAGCTCGCCTCTGTTTCTGTTTTGGTATGTGGTGCTGTTGCATTAATGTGGTTTGGTGAAGATGTCGCAAGAGCGTTATTTTCTGTAATGGAACGCTTTTTCTCTGTATCCAGAGAAGAGATTTATGACACCAATAAATTGCTTGAAATTGTTGGTGGTGCATTGATTGCATTGGTTTTTCCTGTCTTTCTTATTTTGATTACTCTGTTTGTTGCTGCATTAGCTGGTGCTGCTGGCCTTGGTGGGATCAGTTTTTCATCTGAAGCGGCGATGCCAAAGTTTTCAAAAATGAACCCAATGTCGGGCATTAAACGTATGTTTGGTATGCAGAGTTGGGTTGAGCTTTTAAAGTCTATTTTGAAAGTGTCTCTTGTTGGGGGAATGGCTTTTTATTTAATTGAAGGCAGTAAAGAAGATCTGTTCCAATTAAGCTTGGATACGTATCCAGCTAATATCTTTCACTCACTAGACATATTATTAAATTTCATACTGTTGATCAGTTGTACTTTACTGATTGTTGTCGCCATTGATATTCCTTTTCAAATTTGGCAACACGCAAATCAGTTAAAAATGACTAAGCAAGAAGTAAAAGATGAATATAAAGAAACGGAAGGTAAGCCAGAAGTAAAAGGGCGTATCCGTATGCTTCAACGTGAAATGACTCAACGTCGAATGATGGCTGATGTACCATCTGCAGATGTTGTGGTGACGAACCCAGAGCACTACTCAGTGGCTTTGCGATATGATCAAAGTAAAGATGCGGCGCCGATCGTTGTTGCTAAAGGGGTCGATCACGTAGCGATGAAGATCCGTGAGATTGCACGTGAGCACAATATTGATATTTTACCTGCTCCACCATTGGCTCGTGCGTTATATCATTCAACGGAATTAGAACAACAGATCCCTGATGGTTTATTTGCTGCGGTTGCACAGATTTTGGCATATATATTCCAGATGAAGCAGTATAAGAAGAAAGGTGGTACTAAGCCTGAGTTAGATGAAAGTACGCTAACTATTCCTGATGAATTGAAAAAATAG
- the fliH gene encoding flagellar assembly protein FliH gives MSISKKRGFIRITDESELQKTNIWESPDYSDPNKPARETAFNYDPSWTPSLPKEEEPEEFVLTEEIIEQIKQGAYNEGLMEGQEFGYKEGLEKGQAEGFEAGKPEGYQVGYDEGIAAGQAEIQERIQQLIAMADKFAEPLALLDSQVEKQLIDMVLALTKEVVHVEVKTNPQVILDTVRESVETLPVTEREINIALNPEDHQRVIDAYGEEALAQKQWTLTAEPSMNLGDINIQASDSKVSYLLEERIKSVLNKFCGVNRHQGNQ, from the coding sequence ATATTTGGGAGTCCCCAGATTACTCTGATCCAAATAAGCCTGCTCGTGAAACTGCTTTTAATTACGATCCAAGTTGGACTCCATCGCTTCCAAAAGAAGAAGAGCCAGAAGAATTTGTTTTAACAGAAGAAATTATTGAACAAATTAAGCAAGGCGCTTACAACGAAGGCTTAATGGAAGGCCAAGAGTTTGGCTACAAAGAAGGTTTAGAAAAAGGTCAAGCGGAAGGCTTTGAAGCAGGGAAACCTGAAGGTTATCAAGTTGGTTATGATGAAGGGATTGCAGCTGGCCAAGCTGAAATTCAAGAACGTATTCAACAGTTAATTGCTATGGCTGATAAGTTTGCTGAGCCATTAGCATTGCTTGATTCTCAAGTTGAAAAACAATTAATTGATATGGTGTTAGCACTGACTAAAGAAGTGGTTCACGTAGAAGTAAAAACAAACCCTCAAGTTATTTTAGATACAGTTCGAGAGTCTGTAGAAACACTGCCTGTTACAGAGCGTGAAATTAATATTGCGTTGAATCCAGAAGATCACCAACGTGTCATCGACGCATACGGTGAGGAAGCATTAGCACAAAAGCAGTGGACATTAACCGCAGAGCCGTCGATGAATTTGGGGGATATTAATATTCAAGCTTCTGATTCAAAAGTGAGTTATTTGCTAGAAGAACGAATTAAGAGCGTACTGAACAAATTCTGTGGTGTGAACCGTCATCAAGGAAATCAGTAA
- a CDS encoding flagellar brake protein, with product MTSVSLSTNQNVLNKMDIGGRVIIEITCPNGQSAQANSQLIGFKKGHYVFIEYPSSPPLEFNKIYLEGADVTFRAITNTTHCDVIAFKTTIHSVIYRPMEMICLHAPSSITMKPIRTHRRIESKFSCNLSVNEQNLTGVMRDFSFGGCAIALPSKLSPDSLLNKKIALTIEIESLEPISVRGEIKNIDVKESQSKIGIMFDTDGISESELQTLHHQCVLKGWDKQ from the coding sequence ATGACTAGTGTATCGCTTAGTACAAATCAAAATGTACTTAATAAAATGGATATTGGTGGTCGTGTTATCATCGAAATTACGTGTCCAAATGGTCAGTCAGCACAAGCAAATTCACAGTTGATAGGATTCAAAAAAGGACATTACGTTTTCATTGAATACCCATCTTCACCTCCTCTTGAGTTTAATAAAATCTACCTAGAAGGTGCCGACGTTACTTTTCGTGCAATAACAAACACGACTCACTGTGATGTTATTGCCTTTAAAACGACGATTCACTCTGTAATTTATCGTCCAATGGAAATGATTTGTCTGCATGCACCAAGTAGCATTACGATGAAACCCATCCGAACCCACCGACGAATTGAAAGTAAATTTTCATGCAATTTATCAGTAAATGAACAAAATTTAACGGGTGTCATGAGAGATTTTTCTTTCGGTGGATGTGCCATTGCCTTACCATCAAAACTCAGTCCTGATAGCTTACTAAATAAAAAAATTGCATTAACAATAGAGATCGAAAGTCTTGAACCGATTTCTGTTCGTGGTGAAATTAAAAATATAGATGTAAAAGAGTCACAATCGAAAATTGGAATCATGTTTGATACTGACGGCATCAGTGAATCCGAATTGCAAACTCTTCATCACCAATGCGTTCTTAAAGGCTGGGATAAACAATAA
- the fliM gene encoding flagellar motor switch protein FliM, whose product MTDLLSQDEIDALLHGVDDVEDDVVGNDDNVGSMKSFDFSSQDRIVRGRMPTLELINERFARHMRISLFNMLRKTAEVSINGVSMVKFGEYQNTLYVPTSLNMVRFRPLKGTALVTMEARLVFILVENFFGGDGRFHAKIEGREFTPTERRIIQLLLKVIFEDYKEAWSPVMGVEFEYLDSEVNPTMANIVSPTEVIVVSSFHIEVDGGGGDFHVVFPYSMVEPIRELLDAGVQSDKMDTDVRWSKALRDEIMDVPVEMKVNLLESQISLRDLMELEAGDIIPVEMPEAATVFVEDLPTYRGKVGQSNDKLAIQITEKIKRPDMVKTDLAFLGKDVLFDLDDEE is encoded by the coding sequence GTGACAGATCTACTATCCCAAGACGAAATTGATGCTCTACTCCACGGTGTAGATGATGTAGAAGATGATGTTGTCGGTAATGATGACAATGTAGGCTCGATGAAGAGCTTTGATTTCTCATCACAAGACCGAATCGTTCGTGGTCGAATGCCAACACTGGAATTGATTAACGAGCGCTTTGCACGCCATATGCGTATTAGCTTATTTAATATGTTAAGAAAAACCGCTGAAGTATCGATTAACGGTGTTTCAATGGTGAAGTTTGGTGAGTATCAAAATACCTTATATGTACCAACTAGTTTAAACATGGTGCGTTTCCGTCCACTTAAAGGTACCGCTTTGGTGACGATGGAAGCTCGATTAGTGTTTATTTTGGTTGAGAACTTCTTTGGTGGTGACGGTCGTTTCCACGCTAAGATTGAAGGTCGTGAATTTACCCCAACTGAACGTCGTATCATTCAATTATTGCTAAAAGTGATTTTTGAAGATTACAAAGAAGCATGGTCACCAGTTATGGGCGTTGAGTTTGAGTACCTTGACTCAGAAGTTAACCCAACCATGGCAAACATCGTGAGCCCGACAGAGGTTATCGTTGTAAGTTCATTCCATATTGAAGTGGATGGCGGTGGTGGTGATTTCCACGTTGTTTTCCCATATTCAATGGTTGAACCTATTCGTGAGTTACTGGATGCCGGTGTACAAAGTGACAAGATGGACACTGATGTTCGTTGGAGCAAGGCATTGCGTGACGAAATCATGGATGTTCCAGTTGAAATGAAAGTGAATCTATTAGAAAGCCAAATCTCATTACGCGATCTAATGGAGCTGGAAGCTGGCGATATCATCCCAGTAGAAATGCCAGAAGCAGCAACCGTATTTGTAGAAGACCTACCAACTTACCGCGGTAAAGTCGGTCAATCTAACGACAAATTAGCAATACAGATTACTGAGAAAATCAAGCGCCCAGATATGGTGAAAACGGACTTAGCCTTCTTAGGCAAAGACGTATTGTTTGATTTAGATGATGAAGAATAA
- the fliL gene encoding flagellar basal body-associated protein FliL, with translation MAEQGDVPKGKKKLMIIIALVALLLIGGGVAAWFFMSSEPAPEPTEQDIAALEANMPALYLNLPQPFIFNVTGDKRDRLVQLKVQVMMRGTDNEAVAKQHTPLIESALLSTFAAATVEQLREPRGRIELREQATRDIQDAFTKITAKPVVEKVLFTDFVMQ, from the coding sequence ATGGCTGAACAAGGTGATGTGCCTAAAGGTAAGAAGAAACTAATGATCATTATTGCATTAGTTGCTTTATTGCTGATTGGTGGAGGCGTTGCTGCTTGGTTCTTTATGTCAAGCGAGCCAGCACCAGAACCAACAGAGCAAGATATTGCCGCTTTAGAAGCGAATATGCCAGCACTGTATTTAAATTTACCTCAGCCATTTATCTTTAATGTGACCGGAGATAAACGTGATCGCTTAGTACAGTTAAAAGTACAAGTCATGATGCGTGGTACGGATAATGAAGCGGTTGCTAAACAGCATACTCCGCTTATTGAGAGTGCTTTATTATCGACATTTGCAGCTGCAACCGTTGAACAGTTAAGAGAACCACGTGGCCGAATTGAGCTACGTGAGCAAGCGACACGTGATATCCAAGATGCCTTTACTAAAATTACAGCTAAGCCTGTAGTTGAAAAAGTATTATTTACCGACTTTGTAATGCAATAG
- a CDS encoding flagellar hook-length control protein FliK, whose amino-acid sequence MVDKKDESKKALGEEESSDESESSDSSDAEMLLTQASIAAEGEKNSSKTVAEKTDPLKEIQWGSSAKSSTQVEGETQSKGEAAGNKESTKELLTSTALIGKAEAEAGKLAEAKKAKMDISALGMTQVANGEAVNLTESKTTDTFAQQLAHASGTTATQQAAAVQAQRTDPMNVPLNIRQEMVSDEVAERINMMMAKNLKHVDIRLDPPEMGRMHIRLNMGADSAGVQFTVSNQHARDAIEQSLPRLREMFAQQGIQLADTSVQQQSSGDSSQYAYQKEEHSNRGSGFSEESSEEREISVQVSKPNDGISFYA is encoded by the coding sequence TTGGTTGATAAAAAAGATGAAAGTAAAAAAGCTTTAGGTGAAGAAGAGTCATCTGATGAATCAGAATCATCAGATTCGAGCGATGCTGAAATGTTGCTTACTCAAGCAAGTATTGCCGCTGAAGGCGAGAAAAACAGCAGCAAAACCGTAGCTGAAAAAACAGATCCATTAAAAGAAATTCAATGGGGAAGTAGTGCTAAATCGTCAACTCAAGTAGAGGGCGAAACGCAAAGCAAAGGTGAAGCCGCAGGCAATAAAGAATCAACCAAGGAATTATTAACGTCAACTGCACTGATTGGTAAGGCAGAAGCTGAAGCCGGAAAGTTAGCAGAGGCGAAAAAAGCAAAAATGGATATCTCAGCACTTGGTATGACTCAAGTTGCTAATGGTGAAGCGGTTAATTTAACTGAATCTAAAACCACAGATACCTTTGCACAACAATTAGCACATGCGTCAGGTACGACGGCCACTCAACAAGCGGCAGCCGTTCAAGCGCAACGTACAGATCCTATGAATGTGCCTTTGAATATTCGCCAAGAAATGGTGAGTGATGAAGTGGCAGAGCGCATTAATATGATGATGGCAAAAAACCTGAAGCATGTAGATATACGCTTAGATCCACCAGAAATGGGACGCATGCATATTCGATTGAATATGGGGGCAGATAGTGCCGGTGTGCAATTTACGGTTTCGAACCAACACGCAAGAGATGCGATAGAACAATCATTGCCACGTTTACGTGAAATGTTTGCTCAACAAGGGATCCAATTGGCCGATACATCGGTACAGCAACAAAGTTCTGGTGATTCTTCACAATATGCTTATCAAAAAGAAGAGCACAGTAACCGTGGTTCTGGCTTTAGTGAAGAATCTTCAGAAGAGCGTGAAATTAGTGTTCAAGTATCAAAACCAAATGATGGCATCAGTTTTTACGCATAA
- the fliO gene encoding flagellar biosynthetic protein FliO, whose protein sequence is MKKLWLLALVPFPLFAAEKANVDLAATLGSLIFVIALILFFAWLLKRMRFPGVTGTSGSAMSIVKQLPVGTKERIAVVQVGEEQFLIGITSQNINMLSKLDKPLEVNENTMTPFSSQLSQLMKKNAKN, encoded by the coding sequence ATGAAAAAGCTATGGTTATTGGCATTAGTGCCTTTTCCTCTATTTGCAGCTGAAAAGGCTAATGTTGATTTAGCGGCAACATTAGGTTCGCTGATTTTTGTTATCGCATTAATTCTCTTTTTTGCTTGGCTATTAAAGAGAATGCGATTTCCTGGTGTAACAGGAACATCAGGCAGTGCTATGAGTATTGTTAAGCAACTGCCTGTTGGAACAAAAGAGCGAATCGCGGTCGTTCAAGTTGGAGAGGAGCAATTCTTAATCGGGATCACCTCTCAAAATATCAATATGCTAAGTAAGCTAGATAAGCCGTTAGAGGTAAATGAAAACACCATGACGCCTTTCTCTTCTCAACTTAGCCAACTGATGAAAAAAAATGCTAAAAACTAA
- the fliR gene encoding flagellar biosynthetic protein FliR codes for MEYPTQIVLDFIATYFWPYTRISAMLMVMSVFGARFVSPRIRLYLGLSITFAVMPAIPAMPPEIQLVSFQGFMTTAEQIIIGVAMGMVTVFVTQTFVLLGQILGMQSSLGFASMVDPANGQNTPLLGQLFMFLSILFFLGTDGHLKMINFVVMSFTTLPVGVGKLTSVDYQSMASWLGIMMKAGLSMSLSGIIALLTVNLSFGVMTRAAPQLNIFSLGFAFALLVGLLLTSYIILGLFNHYDLHWLRAEEQICSMIRLDC; via the coding sequence ATGGAATATCCAACTCAAATAGTTTTAGATTTTATAGCTACGTATTTCTGGCCTTATACCCGTATTTCAGCCATGTTAATGGTGATGTCGGTATTTGGGGCTCGTTTTGTGTCGCCTCGAATTCGACTCTATCTTGGTTTGAGCATTACTTTTGCTGTTATGCCAGCTATTCCTGCCATGCCACCTGAAATCCAATTGGTCTCTTTTCAAGGTTTTATGACCACAGCAGAGCAGATCATTATTGGTGTAGCAATGGGAATGGTTACTGTATTTGTTACTCAAACCTTCGTACTTTTAGGGCAAATTTTGGGTATGCAATCGAGTTTAGGTTTTGCATCCATGGTTGACCCTGCCAATGGTCAGAATACGCCACTACTTGGTCAATTATTCATGTTCTTATCGATTCTGTTTTTTTTAGGAACCGATGGTCATTTAAAAATGATTAACTTTGTGGTGATGAGTTTTACAACCTTACCGGTGGGGGTTGGCAAGCTCACGAGTGTGGATTATCAATCCATGGCAAGCTGGCTTGGTATTATGATGAAGGCCGGGTTAAGTATGTCGTTATCGGGCATTATTGCCTTACTGACGGTTAACCTTTCTTTTGGTGTAATGACTCGTGCAGCACCACAGTTAAATATCTTCTCATTAGGTTTTGCTTTTGCCTTGCTCGTTGGTTTATTACTGACGTCTTATATTATTTTGGGCTTGTTTAATCACTATGATCTGCATTGGCTTCGTGCTGAAGAGCAGATATGTAGCATGATCCGATTAGATTGTTGA
- the fliI gene encoding flagellar protein export ATPase FliI, whose protein sequence is MLPLSERLSQYKTTGLTTRAIASGKLVRVVGLTLEATGCRAPIGSSCLVETVNGVIEAEVVGFSGENLFLMPSEQVSGVLPGAKVTPIADGSGIPVGMELLGRVVDGVGNPIDGLGELYTEHTASFTSEPINPLSRKPISEPLDVGLKAINGLLTVGKGQRLGLFAGSGVGKSVTLGMMTRGTTAQVVVVGLIGERGREVKEFIEEILGPEGRQRSVVVAAPADASALMRLKGCQTALTIAEYFRDQGLDVLLLMDSLTRFAQAQREIALSVGEPPATKGYPPSVFAKLPALVERAGNGNENQGSITAFFTVLTEGDDLQDPIADASRAILDGHIVLSREMADAGHYPAIDVEKSVSRVMPQITDEEHMLMSKAVRQVLSTCRKNQDLVSIGAYKPGTDPAIDQAFTLKPRLDEYLQQRMKESVPYDMCKNMLKMLLSG, encoded by the coding sequence ATGTTGCCATTATCTGAACGTTTATCTCAATATAAAACCACAGGCTTAACCACTCGCGCTATTGCCTCAGGTAAATTAGTGCGTGTTGTTGGTTTAACACTTGAAGCAACAGGTTGTCGAGCGCCTATTGGTAGTTCCTGTTTGGTCGAAACCGTAAATGGTGTGATTGAAGCCGAAGTTGTTGGCTTTTCTGGTGAAAACTTATTTTTAATGCCAAGTGAACAAGTTTCAGGCGTATTACCTGGCGCTAAAGTCACTCCAATCGCCGATGGCAGTGGTATTCCAGTTGGTATGGAATTACTTGGTCGTGTGGTTGATGGGGTTGGTAATCCTATTGATGGTCTTGGTGAACTTTATACTGAACATACCGCATCATTTACTTCTGAGCCAATTAACCCATTATCACGAAAGCCTATTTCAGAGCCGCTTGATGTTGGTTTAAAAGCAATTAACGGCTTATTGACTGTGGGTAAAGGTCAGCGTTTAGGCTTATTCGCTGGTTCCGGTGTTGGTAAATCGGTAACACTGGGCATGATGACTCGTGGTACAACAGCACAAGTGGTTGTGGTTGGCTTAATTGGTGAACGTGGACGTGAAGTTAAAGAGTTCATTGAAGAAATTTTAGGCCCTGAAGGTCGTCAGCGCTCTGTTGTGGTTGCCGCTCCTGCCGATGCATCTGCATTGATGCGATTAAAAGGGTGTCAAACCGCATTAACCATTGCTGAGTATTTCCGCGATCAAGGCTTAGACGTTTTACTATTAATGGATTCGTTAACACGTTTTGCTCAAGCACAGCGTGAAATTGCCTTATCTGTTGGTGAGCCACCAGCAACCAAAGGTTATCCGCCTTCTGTATTTGCAAAATTACCGGCATTGGTTGAACGAGCGGGTAATGGTAATGAAAATCAAGGTTCTATTACGGCATTCTTTACCGTATTAACCGAAGGGGATGATTTACAAGATCCTATTGCTGATGCTTCACGTGCGATTTTGGATGGACACATTGTATTGTCTCGTGAAATGGCTGATGCCGGACATTACCCTGCTATCGATGTAGAGAAATCAGTCAGTCGTGTTATGCCACAAATCACCGACGAAGAACATATGCTTATGTCTAAAGCGGTGAGACAAGTGTTGTCTACTTGCCGTAAAAACCAAGACTTGGTGTCGATTGGGGCGTATAAACCGGGTACTGATCCTGCTATTGATCAAGCGTTTACGTTAAAACCAAGATTAGACGAATATTTACAGCAGCGTATGAAAGAAAGTGTTCCATACGATATGTGTAAAAACATGCTTAAAATGTTGCTTAGTGGCTAA
- the fliJ gene encoding flagellar export protein FliJ, which translates to MALNKAKAELEDFYEQVKQIEKYRLDYCNQLLQRGQQGLTASQYGHLNKFLVQLDETLTKQKSAESHFTSQVDNCQTYWQETRKQRRSYEWMMDKKKAERQKMLDKQEQKMMDEFSTLQFARRSKTE; encoded by the coding sequence ATGGCGCTGAACAAAGCCAAAGCTGAATTGGAAGACTTTTATGAGCAAGTAAAGCAGATTGAAAAATACCGTCTTGATTATTGTAATCAATTATTGCAGCGTGGTCAGCAAGGGTTAACTGCAAGCCAATATGGCCATTTAAATAAGTTTTTGGTTCAGTTGGATGAAACATTGACCAAGCAAAAAAGTGCAGAATCCCATTTCACATCACAAGTGGATAATTGCCAAACCTATTGGCAAGAGACTCGTAAGCAGCGACGATCTTATGAGTGGATGATGGATAAGAAAAAAGCAGAGCGACAAAAAATGCTGGATAAGCAAGAGCAAAAAATGATGGATGAGTTCTCAACCCTTCAATTTGCTCGCCGAAGTAAAACTGAATAA
- the fliQ gene encoding flagellar biosynthesis protein FliQ: MTPEMAIDLFRGALYMVLIMVCAIIIPSLLIGLVVAVFQAATSINEQTLSFLPRLIVTLLALMLFGHWMTRMLMEYFYELIARMPTVLY; this comes from the coding sequence ATGACCCCTGAAATGGCGATAGATCTATTCCGTGGTGCGCTTTACATGGTGTTAATCATGGTATGTGCCATCATTATTCCAAGTTTGTTAATTGGTTTAGTTGTTGCGGTATTCCAAGCGGCAACGTCGATCAACGAACAAACATTAAGCTTCTTACCGCGTCTTATTGTTACCTTGCTTGCTCTGATGTTATTTGGGCATTGGATGACGCGTATGTTGATGGAATACTTTTATGAACTTATTGCTCGAATGCCAACGGTACTCTATTGA
- the fliP gene encoding flagellar type III secretion system pore protein FliP (The bacterial flagellar biogenesis protein FliP forms a type III secretion system (T3SS)-type pore required for flagellar assembly.) produces the protein MASPAWAVDDLASSIPQTAASAEGMTVTAMEKEAGAAKTIAKGSSSGSGIPAFTMTTNANGGEDYSVNLQILGLMTMLGFLPAMVILMTSFTRIVVVMSILRQAMGLQQTPSNQVIIGIAMFLTFFIMAPVFDKVNNTAIQPYINEEITAREAFDVAQVPMKEFMLAQTRVKDLETFVNMSGVEAENPEDVPITVVIPAFITSELKTAFQIGFMLFLPFLIIDLVVASVLMAMGMMMLSPMIVSLPFKLMLFVLVDGWNLILSTLAGSFAT, from the coding sequence ATGGCATCTCCTGCTTGGGCGGTAGATGATCTCGCTTCTTCTATTCCGCAAACTGCCGCTAGTGCTGAAGGCATGACGGTTACTGCAATGGAAAAAGAGGCTGGAGCAGCAAAAACCATAGCAAAAGGCAGCAGTTCTGGTAGTGGTATCCCTGCATTTACCATGACAACCAATGCCAATGGTGGGGAAGATTACTCTGTAAACTTACAGATTTTAGGTCTAATGACCATGCTGGGCTTCTTGCCTGCAATGGTTATTTTAATGACCTCTTTTACCCGTATTGTCGTTGTGATGTCGATTTTGCGTCAAGCCATGGGTTTACAACAAACGCCATCAAACCAAGTTATTATTGGTATTGCGATGTTTTTGACGTTTTTCATCATGGCTCCGGTGTTTGATAAAGTAAATAACACGGCGATTCAACCTTATATCAATGAAGAAATCACAGCTCGTGAAGCGTTTGATGTTGCACAGGTTCCTATGAAAGAGTTCATGCTAGCTCAAACACGAGTAAAAGATTTAGAAACCTTTGTAAATATGTCGGGTGTTGAAGCTGAAAACCCAGAAGATGTGCCAATTACTGTGGTTATTCCGGCGTTTATTACTTCAGAGCTAAAGACCGCTTTCCAAATAGGTTTCATGCTTTTCTTGCCGTTCTTGATCATCGACTTAGTGGTGGCATCGGTATTAATGGCAATGGGTATGATGATGCTTTCTCCAATGATCGTATCATTACCGTTTAAGTTAATGTTGTTTGTATTAGTGGATGGTTGGAATTTGATCCTATCCACTCTCGCAGGCAGTTTTGCAACTTAA
- the fliN gene encoding flagellar motor switch protein FliN has product MMDSNEQQMADEWAAALSESAEAQAVTAPLEDLEEKAPEFNEDERRKLDTILDIPVTISMEVGRSHISIRNLLQLNQGSVVELDRIAGESLDVMVNGTLIAHGEVVVVNDKFGIRLTDVISQTERIKKLR; this is encoded by the coding sequence ATCATGGATTCAAATGAACAACAAATGGCTGACGAATGGGCAGCAGCATTAAGTGAAAGTGCAGAAGCTCAAGCAGTAACCGCACCTTTAGAAGATCTAGAAGAAAAAGCGCCAGAGTTCAACGAAGATGAACGTCGTAAGCTTGATACGATTCTAGATATTCCTGTAACGATTTCTATGGAAGTAGGTCGTTCACACATTAGCATTCGTAACTTACTGCAACTTAACCAAGGTTCTGTTGTTGAACTTGACCGAATTGCTGGTGAGTCTTTAGATGTAATGGTTAATGGCACACTTATCGCTCATGGTGAAGTGGTTGTCGTGAATGACAAGTTTGGTATCCGTTTAACTGACGTTATCAGCCAAACTGAACGCATCAAAAAACTTCGTTAA